The following proteins are co-located in the Chlamydiota bacterium genome:
- the clpB gene encoding ATP-dependent chaperone ClpB — protein sequence MQLDQFTLKAQGALAQAQEEAVSRQHPQGEPEHLLWALLQQEEGIVPTLLEAVGLRTPVVKEHLEEIFNSFSKAYGSSTQVYPSNDFQKVLETALKEAKSLKDAFVSTEHLLIAITQSDSKIGRWLKKQGIEKNNLYQALIKVRGSHSVTDQNPEDKYQSLSKYARDLTDLARRSKLDPVIGRDDEIRRVVQVLSRRTKNNPVLIGDPGVGKTAIAEGLALRIVNGDVPESLKHKRLLAMDLGAMIAGAKYRGEFEDRLKAFLKEIQDASGEIILFIDELHTLVGAGSAEGAVDASNMLKPALARGELKCVGATTLDEYRKYIEKDKALERRFQPVLINEPSVEDTLGILRGLKERYEVHHGVRIQDAALVAAAVLSHRYITGRQLPDKAIDLIDEAASKLRIEIDSLPTELDEVERKKIQLEIEKQALQREKDEHSIERLQKLNDELKDLEKKLFSMKSHWEKEKVLIQKIRKIKSDMEGIKAEEIRAEREGNLEKVATLRYGTLAQFQKDLQKANDELAQLQKSLKMLKEEVEPEDIAEVISKWTGIPVHRMLETERQKLITMEDRLRKRVVGQDKALAAISNAIRRARAGIQDPHRPMGTFMFLGPTGVGKTELAKALAQFLFDDESALLRIDMSEFMEKHSVSRLIGAPPGYVGYEEGGYLTEKVRRRPYCVILFDEIEKAHADVFNILLQIMDDGRLTDGQGRTVDFRNSVLVMTSNIGSETIQASDRASDEEVKRIVMESLKERFRPEFLNRIDETIVFHLLSQEHMAAITEIQTRLLKVRLESQKIELEFDSKVVAFLAEKGYDPVYGARPLKRLIQQVVMDPLALKILKGEVKEGEKLKVSLDKNGKIEFKKK from the coding sequence ATGCAGCTGGATCAATTTACACTTAAGGCGCAAGGTGCTTTGGCCCAAGCGCAAGAGGAGGCTGTCAGCCGGCAACATCCTCAAGGTGAGCCGGAACATCTTTTATGGGCTCTTCTTCAGCAAGAAGAAGGAATTGTCCCAACTTTACTTGAAGCAGTGGGTCTGAGAACCCCAGTTGTTAAAGAGCATTTAGAAGAAATTTTTAATTCATTTTCAAAGGCCTACGGATCTTCAACTCAAGTTTATCCTTCCAACGATTTTCAGAAAGTTCTTGAAACGGCTCTTAAAGAGGCCAAAAGCTTAAAGGATGCCTTTGTCAGTACAGAGCATTTATTGATTGCCATCACTCAATCAGATTCAAAAATCGGTCGTTGGTTGAAAAAACAGGGGATTGAAAAAAATAATCTTTATCAGGCCTTGATTAAGGTCAGGGGGAGTCATTCCGTGACGGATCAAAATCCAGAAGATAAATATCAATCCCTTTCCAAATATGCAAGAGATCTTACGGATTTGGCGCGTCGATCGAAGTTGGATCCTGTGATTGGGCGGGATGATGAGATTAGACGTGTGGTGCAAGTCCTTTCCCGTCGGACCAAAAATAATCCCGTTTTGATTGGAGATCCCGGGGTGGGAAAAACAGCGATTGCAGAAGGGCTGGCGCTTCGGATTGTGAATGGCGATGTTCCGGAGTCTTTGAAACACAAACGACTTTTGGCCATGGATCTTGGGGCCATGATTGCAGGGGCCAAGTATCGGGGAGAGTTTGAAGATCGTCTGAAGGCGTTTCTCAAAGAAATTCAAGATGCTTCGGGAGAAATTATTTTATTCATTGATGAGCTTCATACCTTGGTTGGGGCAGGATCGGCGGAAGGGGCAGTGGATGCCTCCAATATGTTGAAGCCCGCCTTGGCTCGAGGAGAACTCAAATGTGTTGGGGCGACCACCCTCGATGAATATCGCAAGTATATTGAAAAAGACAAGGCGCTTGAAAGGCGTTTTCAACCTGTATTGATCAATGAGCCGAGTGTCGAAGATACACTGGGCATTTTGCGGGGGTTGAAAGAACGTTATGAGGTCCATCATGGAGTTCGAATTCAAGATGCGGCGCTTGTGGCTGCGGCTGTTTTGAGTCATCGCTATATTACGGGGCGTCAATTACCCGATAAGGCCATTGATTTAATTGATGAAGCGGCTTCGAAGTTGAGAATTGAAATTGATAGTCTTCCGACAGAACTGGATGAGGTTGAGCGAAAGAAGATACAGTTAGAGATTGAAAAACAGGCTCTTCAGAGGGAGAAGGATGAACATTCTATAGAAAGACTTCAAAAGCTTAATGACGAGTTAAAGGATCTCGAAAAAAAATTATTTTCAATGAAAAGTCATTGGGAAAAAGAGAAAGTGTTGATTCAGAAGATTCGAAAAATCAAGTCGGATATGGAAGGAATCAAAGCAGAAGAAATAAGGGCTGAACGTGAAGGAAATTTGGAAAAGGTTGCAACATTGCGTTATGGAACACTGGCTCAATTTCAAAAGGATCTTCAAAAAGCAAATGATGAACTTGCTCAACTCCAAAAATCGCTCAAAATGCTTAAAGAAGAAGTAGAGCCTGAAGATATTGCTGAAGTCATTTCCAAATGGACAGGAATTCCTGTCCATAGAATGCTGGAAACTGAGCGACAGAAATTGATCACGATGGAAGATCGTTTGAGAAAACGGGTGGTGGGGCAAGATAAGGCCTTGGCGGCTATTTCTAATGCGATTCGAAGGGCAAGAGCGGGGATTCAAGATCCTCATCGACCGATGGGGACGTTTATGTTTCTTGGGCCTACCGGCGTTGGAAAGACCGAGCTTGCAAAGGCCTTGGCCCAATTTCTCTTTGATGATGAGAGCGCCCTTTTGAGAATTGATATGTCTGAATTTATGGAAAAACATTCCGTTTCTCGTTTGATCGGGGCTCCCCCTGGTTATGTCGGGTATGAAGAAGGAGGCTATCTTACCGAGAAGGTGAGAAGGCGGCCTTATTGTGTGATTCTTTTTGATGAGATTGAAAAGGCTCACGCGGATGTTTTTAATATTCTCTTACAAATTATGGATGATGGAAGATTAACTGATGGGCAGGGGCGGACCGTTGATTTTAGGAATTCAGTTCTTGTGATGACTTCAAATATTGGAAGTGAAACCATTCAAGCATCAGATCGTGCCTCTGATGAGGAAGTTAAAAGAATTGTGATGGAGAGCTTGAAAGAGAGATTCAGACCTGAATTTCTAAATCGAATTGATGAGACGATTGTTTTTCATTTGCTTTCTCAAGAACACATGGCGGCGATTACTGAAATTCAGACACGTCTTCTTAAAGTCCGTCTAGAGAGTCAGAAAATTGAATTAGAATTTGACTCTAAGGTCGTTGCCTTTCTTGCTGAAAAGGGTTATGACCCGGTTTATGGGGCAAGACCCTTAAAGAGATTGATTCAGCAGGTGGTGATGGATCCTTTGGCCTTAAAGATTTTGAAAGGCGAGGTAAAGGAAGGGGAAAAACTAAAGGTTTCGCTGGATAAGAATGGGAAGATAGAATTTAAGAAAAAATAA
- a CDS encoding phosphomannomutase/phosphoglucomutase — MAGIFKAYDIRGIYPTQINEEIAYKIGYAISKVFEKGTVAVGRDMRTSSLSLFQHLTSGLNDGGVDVIDVGLISTPMINFTTAHYQYDGGVMITASHNSKEYNGVKLCRWGAYPVSYKTGIAEIEKKVQFLKKIEPAPKKGKIYTKDVIDDYVQHVLKFAKKIKKLKIVVDAGNGMGGLIAPKLLDFFPCEVIPLYFELDGTFPHHDANPLEPENMRDLQKAVLEHKADLGAAFDGDADRVMFVDNEGKIVSADVATALIAKEFLECHPGETVLYDLRSSWIVKEEIEKYGGKAQMCRVGHAFIKQALREANGIFAGELSGHYYFRDNFFADSAAIAFVMMLNVLSKDGKSFASRIKPLKRYASTGELNSKVKDPDSLMSQIEKKFSGGRVFHLDGLSIEFKDWWFNLRKSNTEPLLRLNVEAKTPELLKEKSGEILGMIKAGHR; from the coding sequence ATGGCAGGTATTTTTAAGGCGTATGATATCAGAGGCATTTATCCGACTCAGATTAATGAGGAGATTGCTTATAAGATTGGATATGCAATCTCAAAAGTTTTTGAAAAAGGAACCGTAGCCGTGGGGAGGGATATGCGTACTTCATCTCTTTCTCTCTTTCAACATCTAACCTCAGGTCTTAATGATGGAGGGGTGGATGTGATTGATGTAGGTCTTATTTCAACACCCATGATCAATTTTACAACAGCCCATTATCAGTATGATGGGGGGGTGATGATTACGGCAAGTCATAATTCAAAAGAGTATAACGGGGTCAAGCTTTGCCGGTGGGGGGCTTATCCTGTGAGTTATAAGACTGGGATTGCTGAAATAGAGAAAAAAGTGCAGTTTCTCAAAAAAATAGAACCAGCCCCTAAAAAGGGAAAGATTTATACGAAGGATGTGATTGACGATTATGTTCAGCACGTTCTTAAATTTGCGAAGAAGATTAAGAAATTAAAAATTGTGGTCGATGCAGGAAATGGAATGGGTGGATTGATTGCCCCGAAGCTTTTAGATTTTTTCCCATGTGAAGTGATTCCCCTTTATTTTGAGCTGGATGGGACATTTCCACATCATGATGCAAATCCTCTAGAACCTGAAAATATGCGGGATTTACAAAAGGCGGTCCTTGAACATAAAGCGGATTTGGGGGCAGCTTTTGATGGAGATGCAGATCGTGTGATGTTTGTGGACAATGAAGGTAAAATTGTTTCTGCGGATGTTGCAACCGCTCTGATTGCAAAAGAATTTCTTGAGTGTCATCCGGGGGAAACGGTTCTTTACGATTTACGTTCTAGCTGGATTGTGAAGGAGGAGATTGAAAAATACGGGGGAAAAGCCCAGATGTGCCGGGTCGGGCATGCCTTCATTAAGCAAGCCTTGAGAGAGGCGAATGGAATTTTTGCGGGAGAGCTTTCAGGACATTATTATTTCAGGGATAACTTTTTTGCGGACAGTGCGGCGATTGCATTTGTGATGATGTTGAATGTTCTTTCTAAAGACGGGAAATCCTTTGCAAGCCGGATTAAGCCTCTCAAACGATATGCCTCGACGGGAGAACTCAATTCAAAAGTGAAGGACCCTGATTCTTTAATGAGTCAGATTGAAAAGAAGTTTAGTGGAGGACGTGTTTTTCATCTGGATGGACTTTCCATTGAATTTAAGGATTGGTGGTTTAATCTCCGAAAGTCAAATACGGAGCCTCTTTTAAGGCTCAATGTGGAGGCTAAAACGCCGGAGCTCTTAAAAGAGAAGTCAGGTGAGATTTTGGGAATGATAAAAGCAGGTCATAGATGA
- a CDS encoding IS110 family transposase, with protein MNKKILYVGLDVDDKAFHAGLEGEGVNQSYEFSCKPTVGALIKKLKKYRELGYELKLCYEATYLGFCLYRDLASQGIQCEVVAASLIPEMAGMRVKTDRLDCRKLAQYYMKGLLTVVHVPKEEDEVVRDLIRSRSFLVGELKRIRLHILSICRRMGIDYRQATDNLQAQYWTVAHREWLESKANKWEDQVLRLNLTTLLSFTKQVEGHLETYQSQIGELANEPRYEKKVQALVCYRGIETLTAMTVVTELGDIKRFSHPKQITSYIGLDIVEYSLGGKEKRFGITKMGNRHVRTAIVEACQLASSPPKIGKALSKRREKIDEKYIEISDRCMRRLYKKSTHLAFRGKHGNKIKVACAREMLGFIWESLRQAA; from the coding sequence ATGAATAAGAAAATACTCTACGTGGGATTAGATGTCGATGATAAAGCATTTCATGCGGGGCTTGAAGGAGAAGGTGTCAATCAGAGTTATGAGTTTTCGTGTAAGCCAACGGTAGGAGCATTGATAAAAAAGCTTAAGAAATATAGAGAATTAGGCTATGAGCTCAAACTTTGCTATGAAGCGACGTATTTAGGTTTTTGCCTGTATCGAGATTTAGCGAGTCAGGGGATTCAATGTGAAGTAGTTGCTGCGAGTTTGATTCCGGAGATGGCAGGCATGAGGGTAAAGACGGATCGATTGGACTGTCGAAAGCTTGCTCAATACTACATGAAGGGGTTATTAACGGTGGTGCATGTACCGAAAGAAGAAGATGAAGTTGTGAGGGATTTGATTAGGTCTAGAAGTTTTTTAGTTGGGGAGCTGAAAAGGATACGATTACACATCTTATCGATCTGCCGTCGGATGGGAATAGATTATCGGCAAGCGACGGACAACCTTCAAGCACAATACTGGACGGTCGCTCACCGTGAATGGCTCGAGTCAAAGGCAAACAAATGGGAGGATCAAGTTCTGAGGTTAAACCTCACAACGCTTCTTTCGTTCACCAAGCAAGTAGAAGGGCATCTTGAGACTTATCAGAGCCAGATTGGGGAGCTTGCGAATGAACCAAGATATGAGAAAAAAGTTCAAGCTCTTGTTTGCTATCGAGGGATCGAGACATTGACTGCAATGACGGTCGTGACAGAGCTTGGGGATATCAAGAGATTTTCTCATCCCAAACAAATCACATCCTACATTGGATTAGACATTGTGGAATATAGCTTGGGCGGAAAAGAGAAGCGATTTGGAATTACGAAGATGGGCAATCGACATGTTCGTACTGCGATTGTGGAGGCATGCCAACTTGCTTCGTCCCCGCCCAAGATTGGCAAAGCATTAAGCAAGCGTAGAGAAAAGATCGACGAGAAATATATCGAAATTTCAGATCGATGCATGAGGCGTTTATATAAGAAATCGACACATCTTGCTTTTAGGGGCAAGCATGGGAACAAGATCAAGGTAGCGTGTGCGCGTGAGATGCTTGGATTTATTTGGGAATCATTGAGGCAGGCGGCATAA